A region from the Acyrthosiphon pisum isolate AL4f chromosome A1, pea_aphid_22Mar2018_4r6ur, whole genome shotgun sequence genome encodes:
- the LOC100164682 gene encoding protein bicaudal D, whose protein sequence is MDVAELQHEINRLTRELDQAHTEKVQSATYGLSILEEKQSLTKRYEELENLYENVKQELEITQEALTKFQTSHKVTTKSGIEQEESLLYETAALESSLNTTIIELENDTKSLRQELERVRMERDQAIQENNDLSRLSNESNHDSKQLRADLREVKSRETRLLSDYSELEEENITLQKQIAHLKSSQVEFEGAKHEIRRLQENVELLYLQVDELAKLKKIAEKQMEEALQSLQGEREAKYALKKELDQRINNESVYNLSNLAFSIRGMGGDQNVGSDDEDDLPVLRKLENDIGSTMELPECGKHDLFSEIHLNELKKLEKQLEQVENEKSLLTQNLKESQSASDKCKSDLENLASRIYKLGSHIRSLEHLGTQTSKVDSDHKTEDGKSNATLEYYQQWFSLASKEIDQLHGDLEELERQLNSSEETLSLKDELIMLKNKLLDREQKTMELESNVRLLGELATDASASLDNAQNDLVVITDELAQLALQMSVLNGKSITLNTIVVKTAKETEENDPRLDVLRTRLKSDVFIKELESLTEASFVAKSLRNVLDQIKLLKESVNTSIDNAKAVNRDNNDGQRSLLLDNNDELSDLREQVMKLQSLLATKREQISSLRMVLKTNKNTAEVALNNLKSKYDNEKMVVTETMTKLRNELRTLKEDAATFSSLRAMFAARCEEQVTHMDDLQRQLVAAEEEKKTLNQLLRLSVQQKLMVTQRLEEIEMDREMKNVRRSMGTPNSSTPSKTSKRYSQPQRRDW, encoded by the exons gcTTTGACAAAATTTCAAACCTCTCACAAAGTGACCACCAAATCTGGTATTGAACAAGAAGAATCACTGTTGTATGAAACAGCAGCTTTAGAATCATCACTAAATACCACAATAATTGAGCTTGAAAATGATACTAAATCG TTACGACAAGAGTTGGAACGTGTTCGCATGGAACGAGATCAAGCCATCCAAGAAAATAATGACTTATCAAGGTTGAGTAATGAGTCTAATCATGATTCTAAGCAACTTCGTGCAGATTTACGTGAAGTCAAATCCCGTGAAACTCGGTTACTTTCAGATTATTCAGAACTAGAGGAAGAAAATATAactttacaaaaacaaattgcaCATTTGAAATCTTCTCAg gttGAATTTGAGGGGGCAAAACACGAAATACGGAGACTGCAAGAAAATGTTGAACTGTTATACTTACAAGTTGATGAGCTAGcgaagttgaaaaaaattgctGAAAAACAAATGGAAGAAGCTCTGCAATCATTACAA GGTGAACGCGAAGCTAAATACGCGTTGAAAAAAGAACTTGATCAACGTATCAACAACGAATCGGTTTACAATCTCAGTAACTTAGCTTTTAGCATACGAG GTATGGGCGGAGATCAAAATGTTGGTAGCGATGACGAAGATGATTTGCCTGTGTTACGTAAACTTGAAAACGATATTGGCTCAACTATGGAATTACCAGAATGTGGAAAACATGATTTGTTTAGTGAAATACATCTCAATGAATTGAAAAAACTGGAAAAACAGTTAGAACAAGTGGAAAACGAAAAGAGCTTATTGACTCAGAATCTTAAAGAGTCTCAATCAGCATCTGATAAATGTAAATCAGATTTGGAAAATTTAGCATCTCGTATATATAAACTTGGATCACACATAAGGTCTTTGGAACATCTTGGTACCCAAACCAGTAAAGTAGATTCTGACCATAAG ACTGAAGATGGAAAATCAAATGCAACTTTGGAATATTATCAACAATGGTTTAGTTTAGCATCTAAAGAGATTGACCAGCTTCACGGTGATCTAGAAGAACTTGAACGACAGTTAAATTCATCTGAAGAAACCTTATCATTAAAAGATGAATTAATTATGctcaaaaataaa ttattagacAGAGAACAAAAGACAATGGAACTTGAGTCAAATGTTCGCTTGTTGGGAGAATTGGCTACAGATGCAAGTGCTTCTTTAGATAATGCACAAAATGACCTTGTAGTCATCACTGACGAATTGGCTCAACTAGCTCTCCAAATGTCTGTGTTGAATGGAAAATCTATAACATTAAATACTattg tcgTAAAAACAGCAAAAGAAACAGAAGAAAATGATCCCCGCCTGGATGTATTACGAACTCGACTCAAGTCTGATGTTTTCATTAAAGAATTAGAAAGTCTAACTGAAGCTTCATTCGTAGCTAAAAGTCTGAGAAACGTACTTGATCAAATCAAATTGCTTAAAGAATCTGTAAACACATCAATAGATAATGCTAAAGCCGTTAATCGAGATAATAATGAtg GTCAAAGAAGTTTATTGTTGGACAATAATGATGAATTGTCTGATCTTCGAGAACAAGTAATGAAATTACAGTCTCTCTTGGCAACAAAGCGAGAACAAATATCATCATTACGCATGGTtctaaaaactaacaaaaacacTGCCGAGGTAGCATTGAATAATTTGAAATCCAAATACGATAACGAGAAAATGGTTGTTACTGAAACCATGACTAAGTTACGTAATGAGCTGCGTACACTCAAAGAAGATGCTGCTACATTTTCAA GTTTGAGAGCTATGTTTGCTGCACGGTGTGAAGAACAAGTGACTCATATGGATGATTTACAGCGACAGTTAGTTGCTGCTGAAGAAGAGAAAAAGACACTTAATCAGCTGTTGCGTTTGTCTGTGCAACAAAAATTGATGGTCACCCAACGGTTAGAGGAAATTGAAATGGACAGAGAAATGAAAAACGTACGACGATCAATGGGTACGCCTAACTCTTCAACACCATCAAAAACCTCAAAAAGGTATAGTCAGCCTCAACGCCGAGACTGgtga